A single region of the Thermoleophilum album genome encodes:
- a CDS encoding alpha-ketoacid dehydrogenase subunit beta, producing the protein MSSETSATTPHRPPADEQATRAPAATRTITYREALREALREEMLADERVFLMGEDIGVFGGAFKVTDGLLAEFGEERVRDTPISENTIVGMGVGAAMAGMRPVVEIMQLSFALLALDQIFNSAAHVRYMFGGQPTVPMVIRMPQGAGHQLGPTHSHCLESFFLHVPGLLVAVPATPADAKGLLKSAIRDENPVVFIEHKSLYGMRGEVPADLGPLRFGEAAVRRRGSDVTIVGVSRMAVVAERAAERLARDHGVSAEVIDPRTLRPLDLDTILESVRRTNRLVIVEEGWPHGGVGANLAALVQEQAFDWLDAPIERIARADVPMPYSRPLEQAALPHEENVVAAVLATLGRGAG; encoded by the coding sequence ATGAGCTCCGAGACAAGCGCCACGACCCCGCACCGCCCACCGGCCGACGAACAGGCGACGCGCGCGCCGGCGGCGACACGCACGATCACCTATCGCGAGGCGCTGCGCGAAGCGCTGCGCGAAGAGATGCTCGCCGACGAGCGCGTCTTCCTGATGGGCGAGGACATCGGTGTGTTCGGAGGCGCCTTCAAGGTCACCGACGGGCTTCTCGCCGAGTTCGGCGAAGAGCGCGTGCGCGACACACCGATTTCCGAAAACACGATCGTCGGCATGGGTGTGGGCGCGGCGATGGCGGGCATGCGCCCGGTGGTCGAGATCATGCAGCTGAGCTTCGCGTTGCTCGCTCTCGACCAGATCTTCAACTCGGCGGCGCACGTTCGCTACATGTTCGGCGGCCAGCCGACGGTGCCGATGGTGATCCGCATGCCGCAGGGCGCGGGCCACCAGCTGGGTCCCACGCACTCGCACTGTCTCGAGTCTTTCTTCCTGCACGTTCCCGGCCTCCTCGTCGCTGTGCCGGCAACGCCGGCCGACGCGAAGGGACTGCTCAAGTCGGCGATTCGCGACGAGAACCCCGTCGTCTTCATCGAGCACAAGTCGCTGTACGGGATGCGCGGCGAGGTTCCCGCCGATCTCGGCCCACTGCGCTTCGGCGAGGCGGCCGTCAGGCGGCGCGGGAGCGACGTCACGATCGTCGGCGTCTCGCGGATGGCGGTGGTCGCCGAGCGCGCCGCCGAACGCCTGGCGCGCGATCACGGCGTCAGCGCCGAGGTGATCGACCCGCGCACGCTGCGGCCGCTCGATCTCGACACGATCCTCGAGTCCGTGCGCCGCACCAATCGGCTTGTGATCGTCGAGGAAGGTTGGCCCCACGGCGGTGTGGGCGCCAACCTGGCGGCGCTCGTCCAGGAACAGGCCTTCGATTGGCTCGACGCGCCAATCGAGCGGATCGCCCGCGCCGATGTGCCGATGCCTTACTCCAGGCCGCTCGAGCAAGCGGCTCTGCCCCACGAAGAGAACGTCGTCGCCGCCGTGCTTGCCACTCTCGGTCGCGGCGCTGGTTGA